The Colletotrichum higginsianum IMI 349063 chromosome 2, whole genome shotgun sequence genome has a segment encoding these proteins:
- a CDS encoding Cytochrome P450 — protein sequence MILAIVTYSAVVIGLVYLVFTFPRVCTLGFSTWPTRDHHPLTMLPRQLQQEWKLYSHRSQLPPGPRTIRTGLKKPWLWFRELSREYGDVVYLQMGPTPTIVLGSAQAAWDLLEKKGAVFSSRPRFIMGGELLSGGMRGLMAPYSPFWRRWRKLLHGGFMQRQSETYRPVQCLESRVLMHELLASPGDFRRHIERYAASVIVTVTYGRRVEDVATDVVVRRNAESMGRLTSVKYTTPHRPGALEPKLCELTSTPYHSIPGRFAVERYPVLKHIPSFLAPWKAEVLRQRQKDIQLYTELMDEVRRKVGDGVAPACFAKHLIQEQAALGMTDLEIAYTAGSPFGAGVETSAGSLASFFLACVKFGPRFIPKAQEELDRVVGGDRLPTFQDLDGLAYVRAIASETLRWRPVAVLGGTPHASTADHVYKGMFIPKGSTVIAPLWSSKSDRGSADIGLALFGNVNLHLNEADFPEPHEFRPERFTEQREYPGTLGHSAFGWGRRVCPGMHLGSASVALNIARVLWGFAVGPAKDEKGRDVDVDIFAYSDGFNSSPLPFPCSITPRSPRHAEVIGEECERALEELRESSVGPGKAS from the exons ATGATTCTCGCCATTGTTACCTACTCGGCCGTGGTCATCGGTCTGGTATATCTCGTCTTTACATTCCCCAGGGTATGCACACTCGGTTTCAGTACATGGCCAACGCGCGATCATCATCCGCTGACCATGCTGCCTCGCCAGCTACAACAAGAGTGGAAGCTATATTCCCACCGCTCCCAGCTACCGCCGGGGCCCAGGACCATCAGGACCGGCCTCAAGAAGCCATGGCTCTGGTTCCGGGAGCTGAGCCGGGAGtacggcgacgtcgtctaCCTCCAGATGggaccgacgccgaccatcgtcctcggctcGGCCCAGGCGGCGTGGGACCTCCTCGAGAAAAAgggcgccgtcttctcgtcgcGGCCGCGCTTCATCAtgggcggcgagctcctgTCCGGCGGCATGAGGGGCCTCATGGCCCCGTACTCGCCCTtctggcggcgctggcggaaGCTCCTCCACGGCGGCTTCATGCAGAGGCAGAGCGAGACGTACCGGCCGGTCCAGTGCCTCGAGTCGAGGGTCCTCATGCACGAGCTCCTCGCGAGCCCGGGGGACTTCCGGAGGCACATCGAGAGGTATGCGGCCTCGGTCATTGTAACGGTGACGTACGGCAGACGGGTTGAGGACGTTGCGacggacgtcgtcgtccggaGGAACGCCGAGTCTATGGGTCGTCTCACCTCGGTCAAGTACACAACTCCCCACCGCCCCGGAGCCTTGGAGCCCAAACTTTGTGAACTGACTTCCACCCCCTATCACAGCATCCCTGGAAGGTTCGCGGTCGAACGGTACCCCGTCCTCAAGCACATCCCGAGTTTCCTGGCCCCGTGGAAGGCCGAGGTCTTgagacagagacagaagGACATCCAGCTCTACACGGAGCTCATGGACGAAGTCCGGCGCAAggtgggcgacggcgtggcgccggcctgcttTGCAAAGCACCTGATACAGGAGCAGGCCGCTCTCGGCATGACGGATCTCGAGATCGCGTACACCGCGGGATCGCCCTTCGGGGCCGGCGTAGAGACT TCGGCCGGGTCTctggccagcttcttcctcgcctgcGTCAAGTTCGGTCCGCGGTTCATACCAAAGGCGCAAGAGGAGCTCGACAGAGTCGTCGGAGGCGACAGGCTGCCGACCTTCCAAgatctcgacggcctcgcgtACGTCCGGGCCATAGCGTCCGAGACCCTACGCTGGCGGCCGGTCGCCGTGCTCGGGGGCACTCCCCACGCCAGCACGGCGGATCATGTGTACAAAGGCATGTTCATACCAAAGGGGAGCACCGTCATCGCGCCCCTGTGGAGCAGTAAGTCGGACCGTGGCTCGGCGGACATTGGTCTCGCGCTTTTTGGAAATGTCAACC TCCACCTCAACGAGGCCGATTTCCCGGAGCCCCACGAGTTCCGGCCGGAACGGTTCACGGAGCAGCGCGAGTATCCGGGGACGCTCGGCCACAGCGCCTTCGGCTGGGGCCGCCGCGTCTGCCCCGGCATGCACCTcggctcggcgtcggtggcgcTCAACATCGCGCGAGTGCTCTGGGGGTTCGCCGTCGGGCCGGCCAAGGACGAAAAGGGGAGGGATGTCGACGTTGACAT ATTCGCGTATTCAGACGGCTTCAACTCGAGCCCGCTGCCGTTCCCGTGCTCGATCACCCCCCGGTCTCCGCGCCACGCTGAGGTTATTGGAGAGGAGTGTGAGAGGGCGTTGGAAGAGCTGAGAGAGTCTAGTGTTGGTCCCGGCAAGGCGTCCTAG
- a CDS encoding Glutamyl-tRNA amidotransferase yields MKAFTLLTILGAAAADLVQTGASLRLNDVYYFVSPFSQGNPSNGSLNIKSLPRAFGFTPVTVVSDPVPKDSLAALFSNWTAKDDVWQPAFLSAIFLAGATTTCLTKASYDGSNKTQSIVIPLSSGHGIPSGPYFLDTHTGDLYQAFRLYDDFAGAFSESLLQTPEGTFQTLSAQVPSSASLTIGVPSRLYFTPTAEKPLAGVRVGVKDIYALAGVRGSNGNRAWYSLYPPASATGPAIQNLIDAGAVVVGYQKPSQFANGETATADWVDYHAPFNPRGDGYNDPSSSSSGAGASVASYPWLDIAVGSDTGGSIRGPSNVQGLFGNRPSHGLVSLDGVMPLSPTLDTPGFLTRDPYIWDEANKALYGANYTSLAGADVPVEYPKTLYTVDFPTGSGGDSDTPAAQMLNGFARDLAAFLGADLTPFNLSSSWAASAPEAVRNQTLTDVMGLTYATLITKEQTALVRDPFYADYAAAHDGRLPFVNPVPIARWAWGDRQPATALADAKANKTLFAEWFNTQVLPPAAVVNSTTTTTTCSSGLLLYIGSAGFASPRNRYPSSPPGAPPMGFSNGRLSVFSGAPDHVFPLGEVAGPSSVTNHTEVLPVTVDIMAARGCDGLLVRLAQDLVGAGLLKVPEAGGTLAGGEILMRRDVHEWL; encoded by the exons ATGAAGGCCTTCACTCTGCTGaccatcctcggcgccgccgccgccgacctcgtccagACTGGCGCGTCTTTGCGGCTCAACGACGTGTACTACTTCgtctctcccttctcccaAGGCAATCCCTCCAATGGCTCTCTCAACATCAAGTCGCTCCCTCGCGCCTTTGGCTTCACCCCAgtcaccgtcgtctccgACCCTGTCCCCAAGGACAGCCTCGCGGCCCTCTTCTCCAACTGGACGGCCAAAGACGACGTCTGGCAGCCGGCCTTCCTGAgcgccatcttcctcgccggcgccaccaCCACGTGCCTGACAAAGGCCAGCTACGACGGCAGCAACAAGACGCAGTCCATCGTCATCCCGCTCTCCTCGGGCCACGGCATCCCTTCCGGCCCGTACTTCCTGGACACCCATACCGGCGACCTCTACCAGGCCTTTCGCCTATACGACGacttcgccggcgccttctCCGAGTCCCTGCTGCAGACCCCGGAGGGAACGTTCCAGACCCTCTCGGCCCAggtgccgtcctcggcgtcgctgACCATCGGCGTCCCGTCCCGGCTCTACTTcacgccgacggccgagaagcccctcgccggcgtccgcgtcggcgtcaaggACATctacgccctcgccggcgtgcGCGGCTCCAACGGCAACCGGGCTTGGTACTCCCTCTacccgccggcctcggccacgggCCCGGCCATCCAAAACCTtatcgacgccggcgccgtcgtcgtcggctacCAGAAGCCCTCGCAgttcgccaacggcgagacCGCCACCGCTGACTGGGTAGACTATCACGCGCCCTTCAACCCGCGCGGCGACGGCTACAACGacccctcgtcctcctcctcgggcgccggcgcctccgTCGCCTCGTACCCCTGgctcgacatcgccgtcggcagcgaCACGGGCGGCTCCATCCGAGGGCCCTCCAACGTCCAGGGCCTGTTCGGCAACCGCCCGTCCCACGGCCTCGtcagcctcgacggcgtcatgCCGCTGTCCCCGACGCTCGACACCCCGGGCTTCCTGACGAGGGACCCGTACATCTGGGACGAGGCGAACAAGGCGCTGTACGGCGCCAACTACacctccctcgccggcgccgacgtcccCGTCGAGTACCCCAAGACGCTCTACACGGTCGACTTCCCgaccggcagcggcggcgacagcgacacGCCCGCCGCGCAGATGCTCAACGGCTTCGCgcgcgacctcgccgcgTTCCTCGGCGCGGACCTCACCCCGTTCAAcctgtcgtcgtcctgggccGCGTCGGCGCCCGAGGCCGTGAGGAACCAGACGCTGACGGACGTCATGGGCCTCACGTACGCGACGCTCATCACCAAGGAGCAGACGGCCCTCGTCCGCGACCCCTTTTACGCCGACTACGCCG CCGCCCATGATGGCCGCCTCCCCTTCGTGAACCCCGTCCCCATCGCCCGCTGGGCCTGGGGCGACAGACAGCCCGCCACGGCGCTCGCCGACGCAAAGGCCAACAAGACGCTCTTCGCCGAGTGGTTCAACACTCAGGTCCTCCCcccggcggccgtcgtcaactcgacgacgacgacgacgacgtgctccTCGGGCCTCCTCCTGTACATCGGCAGCGCCGGCTTCGCGAGCCCGCGGAACCGGTACCCGTCCAGCCCGccgggggcgccgccgatgggcTTCTCCAACGGTCGGCTCAGCGTCTTCAGCGGCGCGCCGGACCACGTCTTCCcgctcggcgaggtcgccggcCCGAGCTCCGTGACGAACCACACCGAGGTGCTCCCCGTGACGGTGGACATCATGGCGGCCCGGGGCTGCGACGGCCTGCTCGTCAGGCTGGCGCAGGACCTGGTCGGGGCCGGGTTGTTGAAGGTCCCCGAGGCCGGGGGCACGCTTGCCGGGGGCGAAATCCTCATGAGAAGGGATGTGCACGAATGGTTGTGA